In Castanea sativa cultivar Marrone di Chiusa Pesio chromosome 6, ASM4071231v1, a single window of DNA contains:
- the LOC142641254 gene encoding uncharacterized protein LOC142641254 yields MVRPAHRTKDLKLDDFRVSSTHCSSNPVPSDLVRQTILNRIYNAKSPFVDFPPDHVSSLLRPQRIGGWGSNGAVFEHLIERVKPKTIIEIGTFLGASAIHMAMLTRRLGLETQILCVDDFRGWPGFRNKFKNIKMVNGDVMLMYQFMQNLVSVNATDSVLPVPFSTVSTLDKFCEWGVYADLIEVDAGHNFMAAWSDINRAYRLLRPGGVIFGHDYFTAADDKGVRRAVRLFARINGFKIIVDGQHWIIDST; encoded by the coding sequence ATGGTCCGGCCCGCACACAGAACCAAAGACCTCAAACTCGACGACTTCCGAGTCAGCAGCACTCACTGCTCTTCCAACCCAGTCCCCTCCGACCTCGTCCGACAGACAATCCTCAACCGCATCTACAACGCCAAGTCACCTTTCGTCGACTTCCCGCCGGACCACGTCAGCTCCCTCCTTCGTCCCCAGAGAATCGGCGGGTGGGGCTCAAACGGCGCCGTCTTCGAACACCTCATCGAGAGAGTGAAGCCCAAAACCATCATCGAAATCGGCACTTTCCTAGGCGCTTCGGCGATTCACATGGCCATGTTGACTCGCCGACTCGGCCTCGAGACTCAGATCCTCTGCGTCGACGATTTTCGGGGCTGGCCCGGGTTTCGGAACAAGTTCAAGAATATTAAAATGGTGAACGGCGACGTTATGCTCATGTACCAGTTCATGCAGAACTTGGTATCCGTGAACGCCACGGATTCGGTTTTGCCCGTACCGTTTTCGACCGTGTCGACTCTCGATAAGTTTTGCGAGTGGGGCGTGTACGCTGATTTGATCGAGGTGGATGCGGGTCATAATTTTATGGCGGCTTGGTCCGATATTAATCGGGCGTACCGGCTTTTAAGACCCGGTGGAGTTATTTTTGGGCACGATTATTTTACTGCAGCTGATGATAAAGGTGTTAGGAGGGCTGTCCGTCTGTTTGCTCGAATTAACGGCTTCAAGATTATAGTCGATGGCCAACATTGGATCATCGATTCAACTTAA